One window of Aerosakkonema funiforme FACHB-1375 genomic DNA carries:
- a CDS encoding FGGY-family carbohydrate kinase, translating into MELYLGIDFGTSGARAIAINREGIIQSETQYAFDESQAGTPAPQDNSAPQDNLAKIWQQALFFLIQEIPSQVRSQIKAISINGTSSTVLLCDTAGNPIDEPILYNDARGIEVMDKVREIAPPNHTVISATSSLAKLLWWTQQPVFANAKYFLHQADWLAFLLHRRLGITDYHNALKLGYDVEQLCYPKWLENLEISIQLPSVIAPGTPICEVTTEIANNLGLKRNCVVCAGTTDSIAAFLASGATSPGEASTSLGSTLVIKLLSSTRVDDAKYGIYSHRLGNLWLVGGASNTGGAVLRQFFTDTELENLSREIDAKKESLLDYYPLLKAGDRFPINDPNLPPRLEPRPENPVEFLHGLLASIARIETRGYQLLQQFGATPLTRVYTAGGGAKNPTWTKIRHRYLQVPILPPVNTAAAYGTALLAMRGVSN; encoded by the coding sequence ATGGAACTTTACCTGGGCATCGATTTCGGTACATCTGGCGCACGCGCGATCGCAATTAACCGAGAAGGAATTATCCAATCTGAAACGCAATATGCTTTTGATGAGTCGCAGGCGGGGACGCCTGCGCCACAAGATAATTCTGCGCCACAAGATAATTTAGCAAAAATTTGGCAGCAAGCTTTATTCTTTCTCATCCAAGAGATTCCCTCACAAGTGCGATCGCAAATCAAAGCTATTTCCATCAACGGCACTTCTTCCACTGTGTTGCTGTGCGATACTGCTGGAAATCCAATCGATGAACCGATTTTATATAACGATGCGCGGGGTATAGAAGTGATGGATAAGGTGAGAGAAATTGCACCGCCAAATCATACAGTAATCAGTGCGACTTCCTCACTGGCAAAACTCTTGTGGTGGACTCAGCAACCTGTGTTTGCAAATGCGAAATATTTTCTCCATCAAGCAGATTGGTTGGCATTTCTCTTACATAGAAGATTGGGAATAACAGACTATCACAATGCTTTGAAACTCGGTTACGATGTCGAGCAACTTTGTTATCCCAAATGGCTAGAAAATCTGGAAATATCGATTCAATTACCCTCAGTCATCGCGCCGGGAACTCCTATTTGTGAAGTAACAACCGAAATAGCTAATAATTTGGGTTTAAAACGAAATTGTGTAGTTTGTGCGGGGACAACTGATAGTATCGCGGCATTTCTCGCCAGCGGTGCGACATCTCCCGGTGAAGCTAGTACATCTTTAGGTTCTACTTTGGTAATCAAGCTATTGAGTAGCACTCGCGTAGATGATGCAAAATATGGAATTTACAGTCATAGGTTAGGAAATTTATGGTTAGTTGGCGGTGCTTCTAACACTGGAGGCGCGGTATTGCGGCAATTTTTTACCGATACTGAATTAGAAAATCTCAGCCGCGAGATAGATGCAAAAAAAGAGAGTTTACTTGATTATTATCCTTTATTGAAAGCAGGCGATCGCTTCCCCATCAACGACCCCAACTTACCGCCAAGACTCGAACCGCGTCCCGAAAATCCAGTCGAATTTCTGCACGGTTTATTGGCAAGTATCGCCCGCATTGAAACACGCGGTTATCAGTTATTGCAACAATTTGGTGCAACTCCTTTAACTCGCGTTTACACAGCTGGCGGCGGTGCGAAAAATCCCACTTGGACAAAAATTCGCCACCGTTACTTACAAGTACCTATCTTACCACCAGTAAACACAGCCGCTGCTTACGGTACAGCACTATTGGCGATGCGAGGAGTTTCAAATTGA
- a CDS encoding DUF3419 family protein, translated as MPSEIALAANFSEIRYAQCWEDADILLSALDIQADSVCLSIASGGDNTLAMLSRSPKRVIAVDLSPAQIACLELRVAAYRELTHPELLVLMGSRNDLEEPKEKISFSPTFNLQISKIRTHLYRRCRSHLSPNVREFWDDRLSAIASGIGASGKFERYLALFRRYILPLIHNRDDLIGFLQLDTPEERHIFYENRWNNWRWQLLFRVFFSQFVLGRLGTDPSFLKYANISLAEHLLARIRHALITLNPAENPYLHWTIFGQHLHVLPYALRPENFDSIRTNLDRLEWRCTAIEDFLGNWDEDVIDRFNLSNIFEFMSLDNYRDLLRQIMRVGRRKGRLVYWNRLVERRRPESMADCLRSLSSLAEELYQKDKVFFYRDLIVEEII; from the coding sequence ATGCCTAGTGAAATTGCGCTTGCTGCAAATTTTTCGGAAATCCGTTACGCCCAATGTTGGGAAGATGCCGATATTCTGCTATCTGCACTCGATATCCAAGCAGATTCTGTTTGTTTGTCGATCGCATCTGGTGGAGACAACACACTGGCGATGCTGAGTCGCAGTCCAAAACGAGTCATTGCTGTAGATTTGAGTCCAGCACAAATTGCTTGTTTGGAATTGCGAGTCGCAGCTTATCGCGAATTAACTCATCCAGAATTATTGGTGTTGATGGGGTCAAGGAATGACTTAGAAGAACCAAAAGAAAAGATATCTTTTTCTCCAACTTTTAACCTGCAAATCTCCAAAATCAGAACTCATCTGTACCGCCGCTGTCGATCGCACCTATCGCCAAACGTGCGCGAGTTTTGGGACGATCGTCTGAGTGCGATCGCTTCTGGTATCGGCGCATCTGGAAAATTTGAGCGATATTTGGCGCTGTTTCGCCGCTACATTCTACCCTTAATTCACAATCGAGACGATCTGATCGGTTTCCTTCAACTAGATACCCCCGAAGAACGACATATTTTTTACGAAAATCGTTGGAATAATTGGCGATGGCAGCTTTTATTTCGAGTTTTCTTCTCCCAGTTTGTGTTGGGACGATTGGGAACCGACCCCAGTTTTTTGAAGTATGCTAACATTAGTTTAGCAGAGCATCTCTTGGCACGCATCCGCCATGCTTTGATAACCCTCAATCCGGCGGAAAATCCCTATTTACACTGGACGATCTTCGGGCAGCATTTGCACGTACTTCCCTACGCTTTGCGTCCAGAAAATTTCGATTCAATCCGGACTAACCTCGATCGTTTGGAGTGGCGATGTACTGCTATTGAAGATTTTTTAGGTAATTGGGATGAAGATGTTATCGATCGCTTTAATTTGAGTAATATTTTTGAGTTTATGTCTTTGGATAACTACCGCGATTTGCTGAGACAAATAATGCGAGTTGGACGGCGCAAGGGAAGATTGGTATATTGGAATCGGTTAGTAGAACGTCGTCGCCCCGAATCGATGGCTGACTGCTTGCGATCGTTATCCAGTTTGGCTGAAGAATTATATCAAAAAGATAAAGTTTTCTTCTATAGAGACTTGATAGTAGAAGAAATTATTTAA